The Zootoca vivipara chromosome 5, rZooViv1.1, whole genome shotgun sequence genome includes the window ggcgttatcagcaccatgctctaaccaacggagAAATCCATCAGTTGGGATAGCTACCAACTATCCAGCTATCCCTCTGCTTCCCCAGTCCAATACCAGAAGCCTGATACCCTTTGCTAGCCTGAGCAAAGGACACTCAAGTCCACAGAACAGGGCGAGCGGCAGGACCTGGGTAGGGCCTGGCAAGATTGACTGAGAAGTCTGGTGGATTGCATTTAATCTGTGGGCTGGAAGTCCCTCAACCCTTTTGTAGCATTTGAACACCAGCTTGAGCATTGTGGCAGGCGCTTTTTGCTTATTTGATCTGCTATATGTATCTTTGTCTGATGTTAGTGCATGTGATGAAGTAGCTTGTGATTTACCTaaattacagtactgtagttaGATATTCTAGCCTTATGAAATACTATATTACCGTAAAACAATTCTTCTTGCCATTGCTGCTATAAGGAACAGGAAGGTGCCCTCTCCCTCATTTTCTGACACAGGAGCTTTGATCTATTGTTGTTGGCTAAAAAAAGagcactccctggaaaagaccctgatgttaggaaagattgagggcactaggagaaggggacgacagaggacgagatggttggacagtgttctcgaagctaccaacatgagtttgaccaaactgcgggaggcagtggaagacaggagtgcctggcgtgctatggtccatggggtcacgaagagtcgggcacgactaaacgactaaacaacagcaacaaaagagccccccccccacttgctccaAGCTTGTATAAGAGAACAAAGTGGATGAAGCTAATACAGAAGTTATTTACCCCATATTTACCCCAAAGTGCACAAAAAGAGAGCGCACCCTCCCCATAAATGTTCTGGTACCTtgatctccctcttctccttttggTCTGGTCTCAGAAGATCCACATACAACTAATGTACAAGCATTAGGAACCCATCCTGACAGAACAAGCCTTGGAGCAGAGCTGGTGGTTCTCTGCAGAGATGCTCCCCTTACCAATGAAGAAAGTATTAGAAGTATCAGCATTCTCTGGATGTATGGTCTAAAGTGGGGACAGAAACAAGCACAACGTCATTAGAAAAGAATACAACTTAAACTCTGGTTACATGCATACCATACACTGAAAGCACATGTCAAGCACATggttttctccaaagaatcccggAAACGGTAGATTAtcacccacagagctacagttcccaacactgttaacaaactacagttcacatgATTCCTTTTTAGAGTCGTGGGCtctaaaatgtgctttaaatttatggtgtgggtgtgacctttaTCCTAGTTAGCAGCTTCTGATTTTAAGAAGGAGATGGACAATATTTGACAGAGAATCGGAACAGATATGGAATTTCAGGATTGTGATTTCAGGTTCTGATCTGGAAAGACAAGGTTCAGCAAACCTTGTTGAAAGGTGAGAACTAGGGGAAACTGGGACCTTACAAAAGAGCGAGTTGGTGACCCAAAGATTAGAACAAGGGCCCCAAGGTCCTTACGTGTGGCACAAACAACGTCATTAGAATTGACAAAGAGTTAATTCACTGCTGAATCAGGCGAGGGGGTGCAGTTTCAGCACCATAGTACACCAGCCTGTTGTGCCAATCCTGTTATAACTTGTGCCACCTGTTCTCTACAGTCTTTACATGGTAAGGTTTggataaggaaaataaaatgctaAGTATTTGTAATATGCATTGCTGCTTTCGTCAGCAATGCCCAAGTTTTGGATCCTGAAATCTCCCAGTTGCATCACTTGAGTTCTTTGTGTCAAAGCAAACAGGCtatgatccccccctcccccagacaaATCATGCTGTCCTACAAGAAACTATTGTCAGTAGCGACAAGGGTTTACTTCCCACCCCATTCTTGTCCTTGAGTGCTAGCATGGTCAGCTGCAAAAGAGGGCTGGGCTCCTGTAGTTTTAATAGTTGTGCAAAAGTggggatttcagcaggtgtaaaTTGCATGCCCCTATCAGCTACACAAAGGTGTGGAAGCCCTGTCATGTGTTGCGTCTGTCCACCCTACAGAATACAGATATATACTTTCTCAAATCCAAATGAATGGGTGTGATTCCTTCctatacaaaaacacacacatcataaCTGCTGCATCTCAGGGAATTGCTGAAGTGATGGTGAAATGCTGCCCCTATCTTGGGGCCTGGCTGCAACTCCTATGCATGCTTGCATGGGACTAAGTCCCACTAAGTACAGTAGGAACTTCCTTGTATAGAAAGACCACCAAGAAATACAGCACAGCCTCCTGGGGCCCCTGCAATATATGGTACCTTTTCCCACCTTCCCTTCACTCCCATTATAATCACAAGCATTTTGCTAATCTATACAGTAATCAAATGCATTTAGAGTATTTAGGTCCAATAAGTCCCTGTTGATTTTAGCACACTGAAAGAATAATACACAATCATTTATACCTGTTAGGATTCATTGTTTGGTCCATGTTTGGAGTTTATATCAAAAGTCCAGTCACTTTGTAATTTCCGTTTTGTTCCACAAAAGTCTTAGCAAGAATAATTTAGGAGGCATTCAGGATTCCATTTATAGACCAAGGGTTACGTAACAAGAGCTCATGTTTCTTATGCAAAGCATTTTAACCATAAATATTTTGCTTCAGGGTCCTCAAACTATCAAAGCAGGTCTGTTGCTTTCAAGTGGGACTTCTCAAGAGCATGGTTTCCGGGTTCCTGCTATAGCCGCTGTTAATCCAAGAAAGTGAAACACAAAGGAAGTATTGTCCAGTGGTGGTAAAATACATGGAGAGAACAATGGAGTTTGCCACTTCGAAGTAAACAATTCAAAACAAATTGTTAACTCATTACTTAACAATTTACAGTACTTGTTAAGGAGCAATTGCTTAAATCAATCCACTGGTGTTagtgttatgagaattataaggtctaagatataaaataaatgtaccaagcaaacacatatataaatatataaaccacatgtctgaaacagtacaggaaaaagtcctgaaaccatctTGTCTCTCCGAAATTGagctcaaatgtttctctgcaaggagggagaaaATTGGAAAAACCTCCCCaatgtctctttgctcacaaatcctgccttaagggcacatttaagatatgaaaagggcgagcctgtgacctggactcaggaattaagtatttatcatcacaaaagaatagccaggctgtccaggtaaacccagttacaggtaccggtaggtagtcgtgttggtctgacgcagtcaaaataaaaataaaaaatccttccagtagtaccttagagaccaactaagtttgtcataggtatgagcttttgtgtgcatgcacacttcttcagatacactgaaacagaagtcaccagacccttatgtatagtcagttATGTATAgtataaccccccaccccaccctctgactatacatatataatatgtatgtattttatttaagTGATTAATTAAAATCCATTTCCTGGGAGCAGCCCAGATACTGATCACGTTCTTATGGAGAAGTGATTGTTTAACTGTGAAACTGGTATGACAGCATTTGTGCTTGTAGACAAACTAACCCAACAGTGCAATAGTAGGCAGAGGTGACATTACCAAATATGGTTTTTATGATAACTGGTCTCCATTTCTTTCATTAATTCCTCATCCAAAGAACCTAGACCATCTTCTGTTTACTGTACTTTTTGGACAAGTATGTTAGACTGAACATCTTGATATTCCAGATTATCTTTGTTTAGATATCGTGTAACTGACTCTCTCCAAAGCTTAAAGATGGTTGTGCTAATTTTATAAGTATGTTGCCGTAATCAATACTATATGCTTGGCATTTGTAGAtaacatcagatgtcaaggaaataagcagctatcctatttttaaaagacatctgaaggcagccctgtttagggacgtttttaatatttaatgctgtattgttttaatactcgattgggagctgcccagagtggctggggagactcagccagatgggcggggtataaataaaaaattattatttatgtatttcctCTCTCCCAATGTGATCTTTGGAATGTTTTGACTATTTTATGGCATGCTTACTGTTTCCTAACattttgcactttttgaaacaaaaaattcaaaatcTCTAAGAGCTTTACTGTATAAAGTGAACAattgttctccctcccctttctaATATCATCTAAAAGATTTGAACATGCACAATATGTACACTGCTAAACTTTTCTCTTGTTTAAACTTACTCAAGTCTTTGGCTCCTTTTCATACACCTCATGCTTGTAGCTCTCTCTAATATTTCTCAATACCTACCATGGAACACAGAACTCCAAATGAGAGACAATGCCAAGATGTTAAAGACTTGAAATCTGAACATCCTTAAAAATGCTTTCTGAGAGTTGGAATTCCAAAAAgtgggaaaaaaaatccctgaaccCTTGTTCCAGGGATAGAAATTCCCAAAAAGGTATGACAGCTGGAATTCTGAAAAATGCTGAAAACATGTTTCAATTAATCTGaaaatgctaaaaataaaaatgatttgaggGTTGGAATTCTGAAAATACCGCAGAATGCCTTGTGAGAGTCAGAATTCCCAAAAATCATGGGAAAGTATTCTGCGTGTAGCAATTCTGAAAATTTACAAAAAGGGTTTAAATTCATTGTGATCCTATAAAAGCTGGAAAATCTCTTTTCCCAATGCTGGCTAAGGGCATATATGTTCTCTCAAAAATCATTTATAAGCAGAATCATTTATAAGTTGAAAAGTTGAAAGAGCAGAAAGTGGGTTGAGCgcccagaatattattattttttgcgaTCAATGAGAAATGCTGTTCTCTTGGTATTTGTGTTGGAAGGTTTCCCTGCTGTAACCATTGTTTGCTGTACTGTATTAGTTTATTATTGAACAGCCCCCATCTGAAAGTGAACTCCATGGGACTTTAGTGGATATtcttttccttatttttcccCTTCACCCTGATTTGTATAAGAATAGCTCTTGTAAAAGTAACAAACAAGGTGCCTTTGTACAGGTGTGTTTCCTTCCAGAACCAACTGCCACGCCTCATCCTGATCttaacaatacagtacagtattcctTTCTTTAACCATTATTTGATCTTGTAAATTGATTACTCTTATCCATGACTACATTCTGGCTGGAGAATTGtttatcattatttataccctgtgaTATTGTACTGTTCTGTGTGCcaaactatggggggggggagagttaattTTCTAATTTCTGCAGATTTTTCTATGCTTATTGGTTCCTCATTGATGCCCCTTTCTCATATCTTAAAAGGAAATTTGATTCTACCATTTTGCTTTTAGGAAACAGAAGAGCCAAACATGTCCTGCTCATGGTTCTCTGGCTCTGTTCCTGGTACAGTAGTTACATGaattttcttttatacttgctAACTGAAAAGATTGATCTTCAGTGTTGCAACTTTCTGCTCCAAAgggaaacaagaaagaaaaagctgcTTGTTGCTTATTCCTAGCAAAGTTTATGTCAACGTAAATGATATTCCTACCATTGGTTCATAATCATTCTCTGGTATCTTACAGGCCACATGAGCAGGAAAAGGGAAAATACTGATATTGCTATGCATTATGCTTAAATTGGATCAATGTGTTTGTCATAAAGTAACAACCCCTCAGATTAAGTGTATGTATATGATCTGATGGTTTTGTTGATATTTGCAGATTAATTTCCTTGAGTTGTGGGTTTAAATGTGTTCCCTACAAACACCAGAATGCCAGTCAGGGCTGTAGCATCGGGGGGAGTGTAGCCCTGGGCGCATGATTCTGAGGCATGTGAAGCAGGTGCCCAATGCAGAGATCCCCATTCCGCCTTGCCTGCCACCAGGGGTCTCTGGGCCCTGGAGCCCAGCCTGGCCTTGCCACCACAACCTTGGCCTCCTCGCTGAATGGCTACCTGGCCAGTGTTAGGGTGATGCATCCACCAAGGGCTGTCTTCGCCAGCCAGGCTCCCCCCGTGTGGGCAGGCAAGCGGCACAGTGCAGCCCCATGAACCCTCCATGACCCGCGCCTAGCAAACAGCGTCAGTGGCGAGGGCTGGGCTGGTGCctaataaaatgcacatttgtatgtttttttcccACCTACAAGCATTTCTATGgccactttaccctagtatatccatttttgcacacattacatgGCCGGAGAACGGCATTGTGAAAGTGCAGGTTTCAATGGGTGGCTTTCTTTCGGATCCTCTCacagaaggtaaaaggtaaagggacccctgacattaggtccagttgcagacgactctggggttggggcgctcatctcactttactggccgagggagccggcgtacagcttccgggtcacgtggccagcatgactaagccgcttctggggaaccagagcagcgctcggaaacaccgtttaccttctcaccagagtggcacctatttatctacttgcactttgacgtgctttcgaactgctaggttggcaggagccgggaccgagcaacaggagcgcaccccatcgtgggaattgaaccgccgaccttccaatcggcaagccctaggctctgttgtttaacccatagcaccacctgCGTCACAGAAGGTAGGTCCTGCTTAAACCTCAGACGattattgctgctgaaacaacatTTGAACTCTGCCCTTGTGCACCCTTCAACCTGATCCCTGGGTGAAGCAGTGCCATATAATCCTGCAACTGTTGCCTTACCtcagcctagaccaggcacccccaaactgcggccctccagatgttttggcctacaactcccatgatccctagctaacaggaccagtggtcagggaagatgggaattgtagtccaaaacatctggagggccaaagttaggggatgcctggcctagaccttGCCCCAGCTCCCCATGTCTTGCTCTGTTTCCCCAAACCTAGATGCTTACCTGTAGCAAGAACCAACCAACAAAATTGCTCAAAACGGAACAGTTTGCTTCTTTTGAGTGAAAAAGGATGGTCCCCAAATCATATCAAGAGAGTGGCTGCTcaaaattgttttaaaagcaatggagctgggatagctcagtcagtagggcAGTCAGTAGGACTCTCATTCTCAGGGCTGTGAGGTATGTAATGATAATGAACTGGGACAGTAAAAACTGTTTCAATAATGGTCAAATATGCCCTCATATCATTAGCTAAACACATAGGTAAATGTTGTATCATTATCACTCTAAAACAGTAACTTCAATGTAAAATATAGTATAGAAAGGAGATACTTACAACAGTGATggaactgcatattattccaaaTGTAGCAAACCTACAAATTCAATGGAATAGtccaatatacagtcgtaccttggtggTCGAAAGGAATTTGTTCCAGatgtccgttcaactcccgaaaatgttcgacaaccaaggcaaccaaggaagctcctgctgccaatcagaagccacggaagctgtgtcggacgtttgggttccaaagaacattcgcaaaccggaacactcacttctgggtttgcggcgttcgggagccaaaacgttggggatccaaggtatgactgtattattagcTTCTTGGCCTCCATACTACCATACCAGCAAACCTACTACTCTTTGGAATTTGGTACACAAGGTGCCTGAAGTTCTCTAATTTGGTCAATTAAACAGCTTATTGAATGATTTCCGTATATATGAATGAAAAGGTTCTAAAAATTAGTAAGAAATTATAAGATAGTATAATTAGTTTAATTTCAAGTTTTGTACAACAGGAAAATAGAAAAGGTAAAGGCATGGGGGGGGAATCTTAAGTGTATATATGTAGGAGTGTATGGTGAACTGTATTGTATTTTGAACTGACATTGTTttgtaattccccccccaaaaagaccaTATATAATAATGTTATGTTATCaagtaaatgcaataaaaaattaaaattaaaagcaaaaataaaaataaataaacagattttTGAATTCTGATTTAATACATCTAGAAACACCCATAAAGACAGTCAGATCAAAATTCGCACATTATTAACCGAGCCACATTACATGAGATGTCATTCCATTTGCCATCTGGATACATTTCTATGCAGTCCTCTTCCACCCCATTGGGTTCTTTTGGTGCCCAGTTTGAATATTCCATTGGTTCGCCATTAAGATGCTTGAAGATGCCTTCTGTTTCCTGGTCATTCATTCCCAAAAATACTTTTCTTCCCATTTTTGCAGAGAGTTTCAGTGCAGcgttgttttcattttcattccttGGAGAAACAACCTGGCCACCGAAATGGTTACACGTCGCTTTTGAAGTCTCATAATCACCGTCATCTCCATTAATCACAAATAGTTTTCCTCCTACTCTTGTGCTGTTTGAGAAAATGTAACCTAGAATGGCTAACAGACAATACAATCAAAATTAATTATTTCAAATGTGCTTTCATCATTAATAGCCCAAATTTAGGACCTGGGCCTGATCCATACAGCAATTGCTGTACATTTAGTTGCTCAAATGAGTGGTTTGGTTGGGTTAAGGACTGTGTATTGTCAGAGGATGATATTAATGGCAATCCAGACATCTTTCATCAAGGTACACAAACAACTAGCTTACCTTTCTGGGTTTTGCTTGCGGTCAGCTGCAAAGCCTTCAGCTCTCCTTGTAAATCACTAATATGTGTTTTGAGCAGTTCAAGTTCTAAAAGGCAAAAGGGCAGTATTATTCTTGTTCTGTTTGTGTTAAAGTATAAAAGATGATAAAAGAACAACAAAGGAAGAATCTTCTTCGGAAGTGACAAATCTCAAATCCACCATtgaccttctccctgccccaTTCAGTTTCTCATTGTCTTAATTCCAGAAGAGTGTTAGTCTTTGCAGCAATATCAGCAGTGTCTTGGCAGAACGTAAGGACTAGCAAATGTAATGTCGCACACATTTTTGTGGTTCAGAAGAgctcacttcatcagatgcataaagTTGACAGTGTACACAATGAACCATCCATCAAGGAACAAGGAAACTATTTTCAAACTAAAACAAATCAGGTCAAGTCTGGTTCAGAGACTCCACCCACCTCCCTTACCTAACCATAGTGACTTTGAGGCCAGAATAGAGATTCCATATCAGACACTTGTTGGGATCTCCTTTTGCATATGATGGGTGGACTGGTTCACACTTTCCAACAGCTCCAGATAAGTGACTCAGGAGTGCAGGGAGTCACAACCAGACTCACATGGAAGCGTAACTTGTGTAAAGTATTGGCCTCCCTGGAAGCCCACGTATGTGGTCATTATGGTGTATACAATCGTAGCAGGCTGAAAAAATGGCACCATACTTCcttgctcatagaatcatagaaccgtaaagttggaagagaccacaagagtcatctagtccaaccccctgcaacgcaggaatcttttgtccaaggTGGGACTCAGACCCACAACCCtcagatttaagagtctcatgttctaccgactgagctatcccagctcatGTGTATGTGTATGAATTAGTAGTGCGACATGGGACTTTATATGAGACTGTTTGCTTTCATCAATTAGAATCTGCTTGAATcaataaatgaaacatttttgttgttgattgAACTCCCAGTTTAAAGGAAATCATGGGAGTACACAGCCCCAGTTTAACCAAACTGATTTTGCAGCTGTAATCAATTGGCCATTTTAATTCAGATGGATATCTAAACCAACTCTAGACTTTTATGCATTCATATTTCAATAAAGACATATCCTTTCCCATCGTttggaatgtttttctttttgtaaaggtaaagggacccctgaccattaggtccagtcgtgactgactctggggttgcggcgctcatctcatgttattggccaagggagccagcgtacagcttccaggtcatgtggccagcatgacaaagccacctctggcaaaccagagcagcgcatggaaacgccgtttaccttcccacttggagtggtacctatttatctacttgcactttgacgtgctttcgaactgctaggttggcaggagctgggaccgaacaacgggagctcaccccatagcggggattcgaaccgccgaccttctaatcagtaagtcctaggctctgtggtttaacccacagcgccacctgcatcccagcaCCACCTGTGCTACATACATAGATTCTTATAAGCCTTGTGTATAGAACTCAGACAAATGTCAGTAAAATCTCTTGGCTTGTGTGTGTCTGCAGTTGTCCACATCCCTTACCTTTTCCTCCACAGTCACCTTTCTGACCACTTTCCCCTTTAAGGCCAGGAGGCCCAGCTTTTCCTGGGGGTCCCTGCATTCCTCGTAAACCTGCCATTTAATCCAATGGATAAACAGAAAAAGATGGACAGGTGAGAAACATAATGCATTATAGTTAAACATATGAATGCACCAACAAATTTGAAAGGATATTCTGCAGGaaacgggagggggggggtcttcatTGTTGCCCAAGTGTGCTCTATGTTCCACCTCTTTGGAGGAGAGTGATCAGCAGTCTTTTCTAGATGTGTAATTTGGGATCACTGAGCTATGATTTCCTCCGAATACTgagagagcaaccaagatgattaagggtctggaaaccaagccctataAGGAACAATTGAGGGGGTTGGGAATGTTTACCCTggggaagaggagacagaggagatatgatagctatctttaaatatctcaagggctgtcacgtggaagatggagcaagcttgtttttcctgctctggagggtaggactcaaaccaacggcttctagttacaagaaaggagattctgactaaacatcaggaagaactttctgacagtaagagttgttcaacagtagAATAGACTCCTGAGGGAGGTTGTGgacggtcatctgtcatggatactttagttgagatatttgcattgcagggggttgaatatATAGCCCTCAAGGCCCTTTCAAAgtttacagttctgtgattttatgacTACCATTGGATAGCTCTTGGAAATTCCCTATGCCGTACCTTGCTCTCCTTTTTCACCTCGAGGACCTTCCTTCCCATCTCTTCCTGGCAGTCCATTGCTCCCAGGGATGCCTGGCAATCCATTGCTTCCATGAATAACCGTGCAGCCGGCTCGCACTTTCTCTTCACAGTTGCATGGCTCTGGATCTGACATTCTCACCGACGAAACTCCCAGCACAAGAATGCAGAGGATATGGCGTTGCATGACTCAATGATGAAATCTAAGGCAAAGCACAACAGCATTTGTATAGTTAGTTGAAGGCGACATCTCTGCCTGGGGCCATGCCAGATAGTACATCTGAGCTTACATGACTGAATGTTCTTCCCTACAGAGAGTTCCCcacacacagcaaaaaaaaggtCCTCAGTAGTCTTCTCTCACACAGCAGGAATTTGTGTGTAGGAATCTTTTTTTTCTCAGGGGCAAATTCTATCACACACTTGCAGTCTAGTTTGGTTTGGTCTGACTCAGATTTTGCCACCTCATAAGTGGGCCATTGTTATCCTAAGCTAAAGTGGAAACAAGATCTTACAGCGGTGGTCATAGGTTTCAAGTTGTGCAAGGCAAATACTTAAAACATAGATTAGGATCTTCAGATTTCTCAGTCAGGGTCAAACTAGTTGGCATGTTATTCAATGCTTTATCGCTTGTAtgaatgtttccccccccccccaaaaaaaaataataaatagcaagAGAAGAGTAAACCTGACTTCACCCGTGGTATAGGtttcaatcatagctgccaagttatccctttttttaagggattttcccttatgctgaataggcttcctcacgagaaaagggaaaacttggcagataTGGTTTCAATTCATGCAAATAGCACATTGCTATTTACTCCCATTGCCCCTCCCCAAATCAGAGTGAACATGAGGgtcttttggggtgggtgggtgggggagaagtagCAGAAATGTGGCAGCAGGTCCTAGCATGATCCACAATGCTCAGGGGACATTAGTCCTCTTCAGGCAATTAGTGTCAAATGTGTGTAGGAGAAAGTCGGCCACTGGCCTTTTTCCATCGGCCTCTATTGCTGGAAGACTGCAGTGGTCGAG containing:
- the LOC118096443 gene encoding pulmonary surfactant-associated protein D — its product is MQRHILCILVLGVSSVRMSDPEPCNCEEKVRAGCTVIHGSNGLPGIPGSNGLPGRDGKEGPRGEKGEQGLRGMQGPPGKAGPPGLKGESGQKGDCGGKELELLKTHISDLQGELKALQLTASKTQKAILGYIFSNSTRVGGKLFVINGDDGDYETSKATCNHFGGQVVSPRNENENNAALKLSAKMGRKVFLGMNDQETEGIFKHLNGEPMEYSNWAPKEPNGVEEDCIEMYPDGKWNDISCNVARLIMCEF